DNA from Drosophila suzukii chromosome 2R, CBGP_Dsuzu_IsoJpt1.0, whole genome shotgun sequence:
AAGCATATACATAACAGTAGTAATAAtaagcttttaaaaatgaatagAAGAggataaatttataaattccttAACCAATAATTAATATATCACATTCATgtacataaattaaaattaacgTAGATTTTACAAACTGGTCGAGTTTTCTCCAGATTCTTAGGAATCTTTAAGATTGGCTTCTTGCTATATCAAGGTTATCCCCTGCCCATTTTTGATCGGTCAATGTGTTTCTGTTCCATTATGTTTATCGCCATCCACTCTTcacattttattttgttttgttgagaATGCCAGGTTTAACATCTCGACTTCTGTATGCAAATTCGAGACCCTAGACGTGATCACAAAGCTCCAGCAACATCGTTAATgcctataaatatttttgggcCCGTCCTCCGACTTCGGTATCTGCCTCTATCCCAATCTTCGATTCAGTCGCGTGTCGTTTTCCAATCGCAGCGGTCTTTGTATCTCCGCATCCGTATCTTTATCTGACTTTTGTCTTTGTCGCGTGTCTTATCCGGCTGGCTGCATAAATTTACAACCGTTTAAATGGATTAATTGAAAAGGCCCATGAGTAAGTGGAACATTTCAGGTTCACCTCGAAAATCCATCAGGTGGTTTCAGTGTACGTACACACAAACCGTCTGCCGGCTACGGAATTCCACCGGAAATTGGTTAAATCAGTGCAACAACACGTTCACGTTTACCCTCAGGCCAATGTCCTGGGAGATACGCAACACACCTGTTACACCTTAGACTAACAAGAAACCCTGAATTGTGACCTCGTTATACCAAACATATagaaaaaaatggcaaaatgtGACGTAAAGATGTTAATACAATATATCTTGTTTCACACGCTCTATGGCGGCTAAACATGTAATAGTGTATCGGCCTTTCATAAGTTTAAACTTatcttataaattattaatgaCCCCTATATGTTGTATATTGTTTAGTTAATATAAATAGGCTTAAGATTTCTGGTTTTTCACAAAAAGTATAATTTTACAAAAGCATTCCTTTAAAAGTACAGCATGAGTTTGACGGAGTTTTAAATGTTCTTAGAGAGATGTATATGTACTTTACTTATCATTTCGCTTCCCTTTAAGAGTTTGAAAATTTGACTTTTGACAAACGCGAATCCCATTAAAGATGTCCCTTCCTGTCCCCAAAAATTGAGTTGCCACTTAGGAGGCGAAAATCAATTAGGCATAATATGCGTGTGCCGCCCTCTCGGTCTCTATCTATAGGGCAGGCAACCCCAAAACGCGTTGCATACTCACAGGCGTAGcgaaaataaaatcaaactgTGGAAACCCCAACGCACATCTACTCACAGAGCCCAAACACAATGAAGGCAATTGAGCAGAATCATTGCCGTTGGCAGTTTCCATCAATATGCAGGGGCAGAAAGTGGGGGAAATTCTGGCAGAAGGACTGCTGGAAAGTGGGGGGTGGTGTTTGAGCCAGAACGGATAACCGGGGTGGGAGTGTGCTGCAACAGGCAGCAGACAACAAGTGGCAGCGCTGCCAGCGCCGCTGCTCCCCGTCCTCCTGGCCTCCTCCGCTCCTCGGGCACTTGCCACCAGGACATCCTTATCCTGGGCGCAGTCGTCCGCCGTCGACGTCGTGCGCCGCTGGCCAGCGCATCTCCGTTCAGTGCGAGATGAGATCTCGTGGCTGATGGACGTGCCCGTTTCCCACGCTCGCAGTGCAGCCTCAGCACCAGAAAAACACTTGTGGCACCCACTCGCAATCAGTCGCCGTTCTAGCTCTAGTTTAGTTTGGTTTAAGCAACAAAATCACTTTCGAAAATTCCAACAAATGTGCGTCTGAAACCGTGTTTAGCTCCCACAACGTTCCAGCACGAGCAACGGACAACATTTTCCAAAAATATGTGAAAGTTTCAAACATTTAAGGGTGTAAGTTCAGAAAATATGCAAACCAaggtgtttttaaattttaagttgAGAAATATAACTCATTTTCGTTacaatttgttatttattttagtttataATTAAACAAAGTTATTATAAATGCTGATTTCAGTGGTTACAGCAGTTTGTCTAATTTTGATcagttattaaatatttgtttataagtTCCCAAAACCGAAATTCATTTGTTTAACTTCGCCCAAGTCTCCCCTCGTTGCGAGTAAGGCAAATCAATCAAAACTCAATCgaaatttgcattttaaagCGGCAACAACCGAATGTTTATTTATACCACCatgtatttatttgtaaatCGATTTGAATCGGGCCTGGCAGGcacacaaaatttttttgctCGGTTTGACAACCGCCAACATGCTGGAAAAAAAGaagtcaaataaaaatattaacaaatattGATGTAAATACCCTTTACTTATCTTTATTTGCCCAATCCCATTGAGTGTGGGATATTTGGATATTGAATAATAAATCCCCACACATATTTACTCACATTTTCTGTTGATTGTCGGTGCTTATTCCAACAAGTTTTGCTTGTATTTACAAGCTTGataattttagaaaaataaaactagGTATTGCCCACTTTATTATTTAAGAACTCTTATTTCTTATGTAACACGCCAAGATCTTTTACAATTCCTACATTTCCTTGTCTTTTCTTGGCCAACGACCTTGCCGCAAGTCCTCTGAAGAGCAAACAATTCCTCAAAGGAAAACCACTTGAGTGCCATCAGAAAACACAAAATCCACAAGTGGCCACTGTCAGCAGAAATCGTTGTGCCACCGGAGACTTTTCCGCTTCCCTTTAAGCTTCTTTATTCAAATGACTTCATTCTTTTCCATTCTCCCACAGGAATACTCCAACAACGTACAACCTCACCCGCCAAAATCCGGCCACAGCAACTACCTGACAACATAAACTGTAAAATCGCAATAGACTTCTGAGCACAACAGACCAAAATCCACCCCATCCGCCCACCGAAACCGTAACTCCGCATAAATTCCCTGGAAGAAGCTAACAAGTCTCATATACAAATTTACTCAGGTAGGTGGACTAAAGTGTAGAAAAACGGATGTTATAACACAAATTTATGTTGATATGCTtaggattttttttaatgtttataTTTGTATGATTTGATATGATCTTTTACTGTTGTTGAACAAAATAATGTTCTTTTTTTATAAGCCagaaaaatgttgaacaaAAAGAAAACCTTTATCTTAATTCTGAATAAGGgttctaaaaataaaataaatattgaacgTTAGGCAGTATGTTTTTAAACCCGGGATCTTCAATCAAAGTTTTCAAGAGACGTATCTTACTTAGGAACTGGCAAAGAAAATACTAAACTTGGTTTCGAAAACCAttactttttaataaaattgtatGTTTTCTTAAGCTTATTTTAAGCATTTTAAGCAAGTTCAGCTCTTGACGATCGCTCGGATCTGTGTTCTCTAATCCACTTAGGCACGTTCCACTCCTCCATTGCACAGCCCCATTGTTCAAGTGCTTCTAGTTTTTGTATGGATGATTGCTTGCTGGCATCGATTTAAGCTAATTAGTTTAAAGGGGCCTCATTTACACGCCCCAGCTATATATCTGATGGAACGGCAACGCCATCGCTTTGCAATTAAAAATGCAATTATAAGTAGTAAAAATATCATCGGCTGCAGCTTCGGGCGTCTGTGCAAATTTGTACaacaataaaatgtaaaaagcaGGCTTGAAGGGCTTTCAATTCCTGGTTGATTATATAGgaaaaccagtttatggccTCGTGTAAACTGGGGTCTCTTCGTCTGGCGGGAGCCGTTGGCTTCAATGTCAAGCTCAAGTCCAATGCTAAAGCCCCGGCAAGAGCttctttttaattaataaaaatctgaaaaatgagcacaatttaaataaagttgCGTGTCGATGCTCAGAAGTGGCTGGAAAAGGCAACAAGCCGCTACATTTTTGACCGTCGCCAGTTGAAAATCTTGTGCAATTAACACAAGctccagcaacaacaacaattaaacTAAAAGCAACGACAAACAgcaatcaaaataaatatctgAGGGAACATAAATAATGAATTTAACAATCGCATTCGTCACATCGCATCGCACATGCAGCTCAAAATAATTTAAGCCAGGCATTCTCTATACTCTAACTTAAGGCTGCAGTTAGAATTTATAAACTTAGTTctacatatttaaaataaactcATTTTAAAGACATTATTAACAACGAAAATACCAATCTTATATAGTATAGTTATCATTATTTAACAgatcatttttaaaagaccTCACGCGTACCCTTTTTATTCCAATAACACATTGTagtttaaattgaatttaggTTAGTTACAAACTTGAACCTGAAAAGCTTTCTTGATAGAGTATTTAAAATTCCCTCTCGTCAACATGTTTTTTATTCCAGTACTAATAAAAACATAGAAAACAACACGCGACAATAATGCATTTCAGAGTTGTTTTTGAAATGCAATTGAAATAAAGCGGACTTAATCAAGTCGAAATAAGAGGGGCTGACTTTAGGCTCTGAATAGTTAAACTTGAAAACTCAACGCATTAGCATAATTTGAAATCAAAAACTGGCGCTTTTGTTTGATTCGATTTCTCACGCCCATAAACCGAAATTGCATGCCAATtgataattaatatttattaaaatgtattttacaCACTTTTCATTGTGCATTCATTTGAAATGCAAAGATGTCTGAGTTCTCTTCGCGGCGATCACTTTGTATACTAACTAAGCAAATCTTTCTCACTTGCGCAAAAATTAATTCGTTTAATAAGCCTCAGGCGACACGCTAGGGTTTTTAGTTCGAGCTCAGAGCGCCGACTTGTCGGTAGAATCCGCGGAATGAACGATCCACCCCGAAAAAGTTTTGAAAGTGAACTCATTGTGGCAAAGAAAGTGCAACCCGAATGAAAGGATCAGCACTTCCTGAACGCAAATCGAATCGCCTTGGCTTCTGATTCACTGGGACAGAGTCCGCGGCTAATTGGGATTTCTGTGCGCGAACCCGACGGCTTTTAGCGATCGTAAGCCACTCAAAATCGGTCTTTATAGCAGAGTTCTATAAATACCCACGGCCTGGTGGCAATTCAGGTTCATTAGTGCAAGTGATATTCTGGAGGAAAGGTTATCGTGCTATTTGTGTGGCCAGCAATCTCTAGATCATTTTATTAGGGGAACAGCAGCCAGGTAAATTTAATCGGAATACCGACACctgaaataacattttaaaaaccatGTACAAATAAAATACACCCCAAGGAAATGCAATCTTTAAATATTCCTTAATGGAAATGACAAGAAAAGACCTTATTCTAAGACTCAAAGTTATATGTACTTCATTTCGGgtattgtaaaattgtttaaaaaatatatgatagCCCATAATCCAGAGATCTTCCCATGGATATTAGTATACAAAGTACTATAAGTACTCTAAagtataatataattaattgtGAAACGGCCGGACAAATGTAGATGCTAATTAAAACGATGCCATTTTGGGGTAGCACTGTAACTAATGCAACAGATTTGTAGTCCAGCGTTAATTCTAGTTGATTTAATCAATTTGAATGACAAAATTTGCTGCTGTTTGTCACGCCCCCAAACGTGATGCAGTAGTTTGCATTTTCAGCAGCTTCCTCGTCTATTTATCAGATACTTCCATTTGTCATTCAACGACAACACTTTGTCTCTGCGAAGACGTCATAAACAATCAATTGCCCGCCGGGACAGGCATCAATTGCCGTCTCAATTGCGAAATAAATTGGAGGCATTATGCAAAGGCTTTTGGCGGAAGACTTGATTCATCTTAGCCTTCAATTAGGAGACCTTTTTGCTAATAGCAGTGGGTTAATTCGATTGTGCAACCGAAAACTTAAGGAGGTCTGCGTTTTGGCTCCGTTTCGTGGGTCTTTCAAAACGAATTATGCAGGCAAATTCAATTTGCGCCCTGCGCTAGGCAACAGAAAATGCTCCAATGACAAATGTTGCGCATACGCCCCGTGTTTTTGGTGCTGGGGTGGCAggcaattaaataaatatttaaattgcgTATGATTCAATTAGAGCCGTGTAGCCGTGTGAAGATACTTTTCAATTCCGAGCCCAAGACTTGTAATTCACTTTTAATTAGCGAAAATCATTGGGGCATAAAGCGAGCGTGGGATCTCGATTTGGAATGGGAATGGAATGGGAACGGCTGTGGGAATGAGAACGGTATGGGATCGGGGATGGGAAAGCTGCTTACTCCTGATTtgattacattttaaaaagacAATCGGCTTACTGCCTTCCGTAGCAACCAGCGGCTAGCGACGCAATGCAATCATCGACCGATGCGGGCAATGGTGGACCAAGAAAACACACGCAGAGCACAGCCCCCCAGAAGCAGCCGGAGATTAGCGAGACCACCTCCTTCACCATAAGCGCCACGAACAGCCAGCAGCAGCCGAGTCCCGGTGGACCCGCCAGCAGCACCCCCAGCAAAAATCCCTTCAAGCAGCAGTTGGACAGCAATCAGCAGAATGGCAACATGGACCAGGACTGCGGGATCCTGGGCGTCGGCAAGCAGCCGCCGGCTCCGCCCCCGCCCACCTACCAATCGCAGGCCTACGGAGGACGACCGGCTGCGCCGCCAGCGGATCAGTACCGCGAGGAGGATCCACGCGCTGCCGGGACCTGGTCCGCCGCCAAGTCCTGGATGGTCAGCTGGCGGGGCTCCAACCGCCTGGTCCTCGTCATCGTGGCCATAGCCCTGCTCCTGGACAACATGCTGCTGACCACAGTGGGTGAGTGTTTGCCATTGAATCCCTCGCATAAATCTCTGTCCCCGGTGGCCGTTGGCCATTAGCATTTCATGAGCATTTATCTCCCGGGCTGGTTATCCTTGCCAGTCAATCGCCTGGAAATTGTCCATTTCCTCAGAGAACGGAGGAAGTGGTGCCATAAAATTACCACAGAGCGGCACTTAAGCTAATGAACGCCTTCCTGTCAATGCGAATGGTCTTTGTCAGTTCATCAATTCTCAAGGTACTGACAGCTGAGGTTCTTTGGGATTAACATGGGTTGTTAGATACTTAACAGAGAACTGGCACTGATACGAAGGAAAACGTATATTGTTAATGTTGGCATTCATTTATATAGATAAAGTGGTAAAGGGATGGAAGTTTTTTCTGTAACTGcagaaataaatattttatttctctTATAACAAGTAAAATCAAACTTAATACATCGTTAAAAATGGCCACATAacaaatttttactttttatttgCGTTCATTTTTGTTAGTCCCTTGTAACGTAGTCCTGGTTTAAGTTGCTTTACCAAGGCACTACCAAATGGAATAGCAACAGCTACTAATTAATCTGGATCAACTTAGGGCAGAGATTTCGATGGGCAGCATTCCACATGATACCTCCGATCGTTCAGGGCTTAATTTATGCGGCACACCCGGCCCTTAAATCAAATACCAGCCAACAACTAATCAATGCCCAAGGGCCCTGCTTAGTCATTAACAAGCTCCGATGACCAGTGGACCAGACTGAGTTGGGCAGCTCCAAGTGCCGAGCCGTCGACAGTCAATTAAATAGACACGCACTGGAAACCCTCCTGCAGTTGACACTAAAACCCCACCAGGGAAGGAAAAGCGAAAACTCTCTGGGGGTGGATGTGTCCAGGCCAAGTGCTTATGTCAAGTGTCTGGCCAAACACATGGACATCGAGTGGGAGTCCTCCGGTCCTCCAGCCTGACAAACACAGCCGGGCGAAGGAAAAAGCCGAAAAAGGAGGAGCGAGATTTTTCTTTGTGCTAAACGTTCATGAATTTAAATCAACAAGTTGGGAAAAACCAAAGGAAATAGCCGAGCCACTCGAGCAACTTGTTGAGAGAGCACGGAAGTGAAAGTCAAAGGAAAAGTGGAAAAACTATTAGCTCCGCAGAGGAGTTTCCCTGCTGACAGGATAGAGGAAGGGGCTGGGCTTTTAGCGTTTGACTGGCGGCATTTCCACTTAAGTGCTTTCTCGTTTCGCGCTCAAGGTGCTGGAGCGAAAATTGCCGCAAATACATTTGATTATTACATTTGATCTCTGGCCTCGCACCCCCTATTTTTCACACCTCCCCAGTTTTATTTTTCTCGCATAATATCCCCATAAATTAGATTTACCCGGGAGCCTGTGGAGATTTATATGGGCCATGGCCTTATCCGTTTGACTCGACACCAAATTGAATATGTAATAAGCCTTTGTTTTATTGAAGAAGATTGAATAATAGTAGCTTAAATAGGGTTCACTTTGATCCGGGAATACGTTCATACCCTTAGCCGATAAAAAGGGAGATTTACATTGACGTCGGTTGAATTGTGCAAATATATTGTTTTAGAGCTAGACGAATCGGGGGTGCTCAATAAATAGTAGATTTAGAGATTGCTTGACTTAGACGATAGTAATACTCATTAAAGCTATACTGGAAATGGTTTTTAAAAAGCCCcgaatttagttttttggttCTTCACTAAATGATTacaattttattgtttttacttcaaagaaacagaaacataaaataaaacaacttaAAATCTAAagattttgtgtttttccCCTTTAAAATTCATGaggtttttataaaaatggagCAATGTAGCAATGTAGCATAGGTAAAACAGAAATTTCAATGCAAAATCTTTGAACTTATGTCGCCTGATGACACGTTTTGATTGTATATTTTGGAACCCGGGGTCTTCCTTTAATCCTATCTTAGTCTAAAAATGTCAAAATTGCCTTTCAACCTTACGGACATCACAATGAATGAGTAAGCTTAACCCTTGGGACTCCGAAGCTACTTTCCCTGGGTCTGCTGCTCGAGGGAGGCCACGTCCACCGTCTCCAGCTTCTCCAGACAGACGCCTGGCCGCCTGGTGGGCGTGGTGGCCAGGGAACGGGTCTTCAGCCCACTTCCGCTTCCGCCCGTTGCCGGCGGCAGGAGCTGATCGAATCCGCCGGATCCATCCTTGGAGAGCGAGGCGCTGCGCGAGAAGGGGAAGTAGGCGTTCAGCTGGCGCTCCAGCACGTCCTTGTTGATGCTCGTCTCCCAGATTTGCTTCTGGATGATGCCGCTGTAGCGGGCCTCGAAGCTCTGCTGGTGGCGCAGCAGATCCGCCGCCCCGGATCGGCCGCCCCTGGGTCGCTCCCGCTCGAcgggagtgggcgtggccggcTTGAGGGGACTGCCCAGGGAGTCCTCGTCGGTGGACATGCCACTAATGGCCGGAAAACCAACGTGCGTCGTGGAAAACTTTGCTCGTTAGATGGCTAGCAGTCGGAAAAGAAGAACGCCAACCGCCGGGAGAACCTGCCGCGTCCGCTTCAGAAACGCGAATAAGTCACGGCAGGCGGAACGGCTTGTCTATAAGTCCGTTTAGGCTGTTATGTGTGCAATCCAAGTACACCCAGTATTGTTGCGCATTTTCTTTCGCTGGGCGAACGGGAAAAGTCAAACGTCAGGCGGCCCAAAGTTTTTGCCTCCAAAAGTAATTGCTCCCCCTTTTGTCTTTTGGCTTGCCTTGAAGTCAGAAAGTTTTCCCCGTTTTCCGTTGGCTGTGGACTTGGTTATGGAGACGGGGGCCGTGGTCGCCACCCAACCAGACCCATTTAGACAAAGGTCACAATCGTGCGGCTTTTTCGGTGTCGTTTCGCTGTCATGCCAGACGCAATGACTCATTGTGCCTTGCGCTTATCCCCCACCATCTATATCTATTGCGGTGTATCTTCCAAATGCACAAGAAACAAATTTCAAAACTCTGatattatatcttttaaatGGGGATCAAAAACCATATTTTTGGATTTCTTGAATCAAAAAAGAATTACTTAACTTAGTAAAAACCATTAGTCACTATTTACTAATCTAACAATATGTGAAGTTGTGATCAGTATTAAAAGGTATTTGTAAATAAGAACGCGAATTCTTTGG
Protein-coding regions in this window:
- the LOC108019737 gene encoding uncharacterized protein, translated to MSTDEDSLGSPLKPATPTPVERERPRGGRSGAADLLRHQQSFEARYSGIIQKQIWETSINKDVLERQLNAYFPFSRSASLSKDGSGGFDQLLPPATGGSGSGLKTRSLATTPTRRPGVCLEKLETVDVASLEQQTQGK